A genomic segment from Methanolobus zinderi encodes:
- a CDS encoding DUF6144 family protein — protein sequence MDTWVKQLLKSLDENLDEKVKIKVMESCGEECPFTHLTDEKLLNIRDLAANEDEFLKELSRQWRVSIENDEVYVVFDRCYCPLVNENTEGASKTLCFCTLGNLKKKFRLGLGRDVDVKMEKTILAGDNECRFRIMV from the coding sequence ATGGATACATGGGTAAAGCAATTACTTAAAAGTCTGGATGAAAATCTGGACGAGAAGGTAAAAATCAAAGTTATGGAATCATGTGGTGAAGAATGTCCGTTCACTCATCTTACGGATGAAAAACTTCTGAATATCAGGGACCTGGCCGCAAACGAAGATGAATTTCTGAAAGAATTATCCCGGCAGTGGAGGGTCAGTATCGAGAACGATGAAGTTTATGTTGTTTTTGACAGGTGCTATTGTCCGCTTGTAAATGAAAATACTGAAGGCGCTTCCAAAACACTCTGCTTTTGCACACTGGGAAATCTCAAGAAAAAATTCAGACTTGGACTGGGCAGGGATGTGGATGTGAAGATGGAAAAGACAATTCTTGCCGGTGATAATGAGTGTCGCTTCCGAATTATGGTGTAA
- a CDS encoding helix-turn-helix transcriptional regulator, with translation MKELLFDVLFMSDIRKDLLLLLNEGPRDLDTIMDIMHIEKQPLALQIKILEDQYLVKKQTGSSGSYALTTIGDLLVKEMKPLMGILDFLDSNNGYWEDHRLDFIPHRLLERIEELGPFTISEPRLSEIYEFDNTLQEKSRVSDSLYMVTTYLHPMFISLFLELLDKGVDVSVVLSRGLFAKIQSEQHEKFKRLIQNEHTDLYIYPEEMHFLSFSENDYYVQFMLLTNENYYDNKRFISGSQSALKWGREFFDYYRNSSTKVMDI, from the coding sequence ATGAAAGAATTACTTTTTGACGTACTTTTCATGTCGGATATCAGAAAAGATCTGCTTTTGCTACTTAATGAGGGCCCCAGGGACCTTGATACTATCATGGATATCATGCATATTGAAAAACAGCCTTTAGCCCTTCAAATAAAAATACTGGAGGATCAGTATCTGGTAAAAAAGCAAACGGGTTCTTCCGGATCCTATGCGCTGACAACCATCGGTGATCTGCTTGTCAAAGAAATGAAACCTCTTATGGGTATACTTGATTTCCTTGATTCCAATAACGGCTACTGGGAAGATCACAGGCTGGATTTTATTCCCCACAGACTTCTGGAGAGGATCGAGGAGCTGGGGCCTTTCACAATATCAGAACCACGTCTATCTGAAATATATGAGTTCGATAACACCTTGCAGGAAAAATCCAGGGTTTCTGATTCACTGTATATGGTCACTACATACCTTCATCCCATGTTTATATCTTTATTTCTGGAACTTCTTGATAAGGGTGTGGATGTATCAGTGGTTCTCAGCCGGGGACTGTTTGCAAAGATACAGTCCGAACAACATGAAAAGTTTAAAAGATTGATACAAAATGAGCATACTGATCTGTATATTTATCCGGAAGAAATGCATTTCCTATCTTTTTCGGAAAATGACTACTATGTTCAGTTCATGCTCCTGACAAACGAGAACTACTATGACAACAAACGCTTCATATCCGGTAGTCAGAGCGCTCTTAAATGGGGCAGGGAATTTTTTGACTATTATAGAAATAGCTCTACAAAGGTTATGGATATCTGA
- a CDS encoding CBS domain-containing protein: MNIRDKRSMEDQKKMKVREKQNSGDRSLNSKDPLRYGSNGIIRAGPIDFDERIAEHEGSIMSVSTRDVVIIPPTTTIISAIKTMTEKGFRHIPVTDAGTNRLEGMVTSVDVIDFLGGGSKNLLIENHYKGNLLAAVNASVKEIMQNEADSISDGAAIDEAVSKMLDNISGGLPVVDSEGHVRAICTEKDFLRFSGGVMTSKRVAHYMTRKVKSVATDTSIGAVTKMMIDNGFRRVPVVDKGNIIGMVTASDIMHFLGSGDAFHRLMTGNVHEALNEPVSSLIAKEPVSINKDADMGSAAHLMLDNNIGSLPVMDNGELAGILTEKDFLKAMSE, encoded by the coding sequence ATGAATATTCGTGATAAGCGTTCCATGGAAGATCAGAAAAAGATGAAAGTACGGGAAAAACAAAACTCAGGTGATAGGTCTCTTAATAGTAAAGATCCCCTCAGATACGGAAGTAACGGCATTATCCGTGCCGGTCCTATTGACTTTGATGAAAGGATAGCCGAACATGAAGGCAGTATAATGTCTGTTTCCACCAGGGATGTGGTTATAATCCCGCCGACCACCACGATCATCTCTGCCATCAAAACCATGACAGAGAAGGGTTTCAGGCATATACCGGTGACAGATGCTGGTACGAACCGGCTTGAAGGAATGGTGACATCGGTGGATGTAATTGATTTCCTTGGAGGTGGCAGTAAGAACCTGCTCATTGAGAACCATTACAAAGGCAATCTGCTTGCGGCTGTGAATGCCTCTGTAAAAGAGATCATGCAGAATGAAGCCGACAGCATTTCAGATGGTGCAGCTATTGATGAGGCTGTAAGCAAGATGCTGGATAATATTTCCGGAGGTCTTCCTGTTGTAGACAGTGAAGGACATGTACGTGCCATCTGCACGGAGAAGGACTTTCTCCGTTTTTCAGGGGGTGTCATGACCTCCAAGAGAGTGGCCCACTATATGACCAGGAAAGTGAAATCCGTGGCAACGGACACAAGTATCGGTGCTGTAACAAAGATGATGATAGATAACGGATTCAGAAGAGTGCCGGTGGTGGATAAAGGAAATATAATCGGTATGGTCACAGCTTCTGATATAATGCATTTCCTGGGCAGTGGTGATGCATTCCACAGGCTAATGACAGGAAACGTCCACGAAGCGCTTAACGAACCTGTAAGTTCACTGATAGCTAAAGAACCTGTCAGTATAAACAAGGATGCGGATATGGGAAGTGCTGCACATCTCATGCTGGATAACAACATTGGTTCACTTCCTGTGATGGATAATGGGGAACTTGCAGGGATTCTGACAGAAAAGGACTTCTTGAAGGCAATGTCCGAATAA
- a CDS encoding CBS domain-containing protein: MSKNPVSVREDDYITHARQIMRDNFMRGLPVLDGKQRVVGILTDQDVLNVKSNKSNVTVRGYVREYPAITPDTDIMVAAKLLLEAKQHRAPVIASTVDRTLVGVVSEADILRHIHPTKKSPKTVKDVMTKSVETTYPDENIAKLWSHMLEWDYTGIPVVSHKNKAMGIVTRSDIIRSGYARIGSSDMHGRGSGDAAKVEKVMSTPLYSLSPDASVSEAIQTVLERNIGRISVTNENKLVGIADRHDLLKACLTGTGIR; this comes from the coding sequence ATGTCAAAGAACCCTGTATCTGTCAGGGAGGATGATTATATTACCCATGCCAGACAGATCATGAGGGACAATTTCATGAGAGGTCTTCCTGTTCTGGACGGGAAGCAGAGAGTCGTGGGCATCCTGACAGATCAGGATGTACTTAACGTAAAGTCCAATAAATCCAATGTGACAGTCAGGGGTTATGTAAGGGAGTATCCCGCGATCACACCGGATACAGATATAATGGTGGCTGCCAAACTTCTCCTTGAAGCAAAGCAGCATCGTGCACCGGTAATTGCTTCAACTGTTGACAGGACTCTGGTTGGAGTCGTAAGTGAAGCGGATATCCTGAGGCACATACATCCCACAAAAAAATCACCTAAGACTGTGAAGGATGTCATGACAAAATCAGTGGAGACCACATATCCTGACGAGAATATTGCAAAGCTATGGTCGCATATGCTAGAATGGGATTATACGGGCATTCCTGTTGTTTCCCATAAAAATAAGGCTATGGGCATTGTGACCCGGAGTGATATAATAAGGTCGGGATATGCAAGGATAGGCTCCAGTGACATGCATGGCAGGGGCTCGGGTGATGCAGCAAAGGTTGAGAAAGTTATGTCAACTCCTCTTTATTCTCTGTCTCCTGATGCTTCTGTCAGTGAAGCCATCCAGACAGTGCTTGAACGCAATATCGGCAGGATCAGCGTTACGAATGAAAACAAACTGGTGGGAATTGCCGACAGACATGACCTTCTGAAGGCATGTCTTACAGGAACAGGAATCCGGTGA
- a CDS encoding YkgJ family cysteine cluster protein encodes MTEISAAVKKAIRYNIVQNILKHYKCPDSCGAHCCSKGQIHLFEDEMKMLTILDSVKAGAIVDADIYPGLYLMSAPCSFLNRTGRCDVYDKRPTVCGLYPFKVNSSGNSIGLQPCPIGFSIIRDFASWIVDSSTKSGISEEEKLRISEEWQKNMELYASELEEFHFKTILKEMQIPFDELEMLSMFLTSKNAKKIRNALSK; translated from the coding sequence TTGACAGAAATTAGCGCTGCTGTAAAAAAGGCGATTCGCTATAACATTGTTCAGAACATCCTGAAACACTATAAATGCCCTGATAGTTGCGGAGCACACTGTTGCAGCAAAGGGCAGATCCACCTTTTCGAAGACGAAATGAAAATGCTCACAATCCTGGATTCTGTAAAGGCGGGTGCGATTGTTGATGCAGATATCTATCCCGGGCTGTATCTCATGAGCGCACCGTGTTCGTTTCTGAACAGGACCGGCAGATGCGATGTATATGACAAAAGACCTACTGTTTGTGGTCTTTATCCATTTAAGGTAAACAGTTCCGGGAACTCCATTGGCCTGCAGCCGTGTCCCATAGGTTTTTCGATCATACGGGATTTTGCCTCCTGGATTGTGGATTCAAGTACAAAGTCTGGAATATCAGAGGAAGAAAAGCTCAGGATCTCGGAGGAATGGCAGAAAAATATGGAGCTGTATGCATCTGAACTTGAGGAATTTCACTTCAAAACCATATTGAAGGAGATGCAGATCCCCTTTGATGAGCTGGAAATGCTTTCAATGTTCTTAACTTCAAAAAATGCCAAAAAAATTCGGAATGCCCTTTCAAAGTAA
- a CDS encoding archaellin/type IV pilin N-terminal domain-containing protein produces MKQNRKSYIRSDKTAQIGIGTLIIFIAMVLVAAVAGAVLIQTSGVLQQKAQSTGNQATKETSSNLQIKEIEGIRAKTSATNMSLTVDLLRINVGLNAGSEPVDLSQVIVSISDGTTTNELVYADEDKAGVGTMDYYYTNGTLTNHLRALTMRGDPTPNIPHFFIAEKVRDEDGSFTQNNPTINTGDLVDLYVGTVSEDATAFKYLYLVDTTGGPGGAAPLKASGFTISPRTELRIILTPEYGAAATADMVMPSTYGSVENLKLYP; encoded by the coding sequence ATGAAACAAAACAGAAAATCATACATCAGATCAGATAAAACTGCACAGATAGGAATTGGCACTCTCATAATATTCATTGCGATGGTATTGGTAGCAGCCGTCGCTGGCGCTGTATTAATACAGACAAGCGGAGTACTGCAACAAAAGGCACAATCCACCGGGAATCAGGCGACAAAGGAAACATCGTCAAATCTCCAGATAAAGGAGATAGAAGGAATTCGTGCAAAGACTTCAGCAACCAATATGTCCCTGACGGTGGACCTGCTGAGAATAAATGTGGGGCTTAATGCAGGAAGCGAACCTGTCGACCTGAGCCAGGTGATAGTAAGCATATCAGACGGGACCACTACCAATGAGCTTGTCTACGCCGATGAGGATAAAGCAGGCGTAGGGACGATGGATTACTATTACACCAACGGCACCCTCACCAACCACTTAAGAGCACTTACCATGCGCGGGGATCCGACACCGAATATCCCACATTTCTTCATAGCTGAAAAGGTAAGGGATGAAGACGGTTCGTTCACACAGAATAACCCGACGATCAATACCGGAGATCTTGTTGACCTATATGTGGGTACGGTAAGTGAAGATGCCACCGCTTTCAAGTACCTGTACCTTGTGGATACAACAGGAGGACCCGGCGGAGCAGCACCACTAAAGGCCTCAGGATTCACAATAAGCCCGCGAACTGAACTCAGGATAATACTGACACCGGAATATGGTGCAGCAGCCACTGCCGATATGGTAATGCCGTCCACATACGGTTCAGTGGAAAATCTTAAGCTGTATCCCTGA
- a CDS encoding archaellin/type IV pilin N-terminal domain-containing protein encodes MKANNRPRSLRSDNAQIGIGTLIIFIAMVLVAAVAAAVLIQTSGVLQQNAQATGKQATQETSSNLQVKEIEGIRARTSPTNMSSTVDLLRINVGLNAASEPVDIGQVIITITDGTTTNELVYANEEKASVGGSMPEYNTSQDLTGRLRALTLREGTESNAGNFFVAERVRDEDGSFTQRTPTMNSGDLIDIYIATTSTTATAHDYLYLVDSTGGEGGAAPLKYSGLNLYPRTEVKIVLTPEAGATATVDMILPSTYGSVENIRLFP; translated from the coding sequence ATGAAGGCAAATAACAGACCACGTTCATTAAGGAGCGACAATGCACAGATAGGTATTGGTACCCTTATCATCTTCATTGCAATGGTTTTGGTAGCTGCTGTTGCGGCTGCGGTATTGATCCAGACAAGCGGCGTACTCCAGCAGAATGCTCAGGCTACCGGTAAGCAGGCAACGCAGGAAACGTCATCAAATCTCCAGGTAAAAGAGATAGAAGGTATTCGTGCAAGAACCTCTCCTACTAACATGTCCTCAACGGTTGATCTTCTCAGGATAAATGTCGGACTCAACGCAGCCAGCGAACCTGTTGATATCGGACAGGTGATAATTACCATAACTGACGGGACCACTACAAATGAGCTGGTCTATGCGAATGAGGAAAAAGCTTCTGTGGGAGGAAGCATGCCCGAATACAATACAAGCCAGGACCTGACAGGACGCCTCAGAGCTCTTACTCTTCGCGAAGGAACAGAGTCAAATGCAGGAAATTTCTTTGTCGCCGAAAGGGTAAGGGATGAAGACGGGTCATTTACCCAGAGAACGCCTACCATGAACAGCGGCGATCTTATTGATATATACATAGCTACTACAAGCACAACAGCTACTGCACACGACTATCTCTACCTCGTAGATTCCACAGGCGGTGAAGGCGGGGCAGCACCTCTGAAATATTCAGGACTCAATCTCTATCCCAGGACAGAAGTGAAGATAGTCCTTACTCCCGAAGCAGGAGCAACAGCTACTGTTGATATGATATTACCTTCAACATACGGGTCCGTGGAGAATATCAGACTCTTCCCCTGA
- a CDS encoding amino acid permease yields MPIDDDIRVSLSRDLTLFDITMIGIAGMIGAGIFALTGIATGIAGPAVLLAFLLNGIIATFTGLAYAELGSAIPEAGGSYLWVKET; encoded by the coding sequence GTGCCAATAGATGATGATATCCGAGTTAGCCTGAGCAGGGACCTTACACTTTTTGATATAACGATGATAGGGATTGCCGGGATGATCGGTGCGGGTATTTTCGCGCTCACCGGCATCGCTACAGGAATAGCCGGACCTGCTGTCCTGCTTGCGTTTCTATTGAATGGTATAATCGCAACTTTTACCGGGCTTGCATATGCAGAGCTTGGTTCTGCCATTCCCGAAGCCGGTGGAAGCTACCTGTGGGTCAAGGAAACGTGA
- a CDS encoding TrkH family potassium uptake protein encodes MNYTIIFNFAGNLLKFLSLVMVVPLLVAVYYGESLLPFGITIAITGILGIILSRVYRVEGEWKVKEGLAIVVFAWITAAIFGSIPFMLEGVSVINSIFETMSGFTSTGATVLVDIEAYSKSLLFWRSMTQWIGGMGIIVLFIAILPKLGVAGRQLFRAEAPGPMEDKLKPRIRSTAKTLWSVYFVISSLEVVALLLAGLSLYDAVTHTFSTMGCGGFSPYGEGIAAFNSPLVESIITLFMFAAGANFALYYRTIFSDRSSLIKDEEFRTYSLILISLTLVLSVVLWQDAYQNIFESFRYAIFQVVSISTATGFATVDFNMWSDSAKFVLLAAMFVGGTAGSAAGGVKVVRSLLFVKLSFRELFRLLHPKSVRPIKFNGKAVPENVIMSVVSFLGLYILLSFFTASVLALQGVDIVSSLTASFATIGNIGPGFNIVGPYANFDVIPFLGKVMLIGNMLFGRLELLTVFVLFLPEFWEE; translated from the coding sequence ATGAACTATACGATCATTTTTAATTTTGCAGGCAACTTATTGAAGTTTTTAAGCCTCGTAATGGTCGTGCCTCTGCTTGTAGCTGTCTATTATGGCGAATCTTTGTTGCCTTTTGGAATAACAATAGCTATCACAGGTATTCTTGGCATTATCTTATCTCGTGTCTATAGAGTTGAAGGTGAGTGGAAAGTAAAAGAAGGACTGGCAATTGTAGTTTTTGCATGGATAACGGCTGCAATTTTCGGATCAATCCCCTTTATGCTTGAAGGCGTTTCGGTCATCAACTCCATATTCGAAACAATGTCGGGTTTTACATCCACCGGAGCCACTGTTTTGGTCGATATTGAGGCATACTCTAAAAGTCTTCTTTTCTGGCGTAGTATGACACAATGGATAGGTGGAATGGGAATTATTGTATTGTTCATAGCAATTCTTCCTAAACTTGGTGTTGCCGGAAGACAACTGTTCCGTGCAGAAGCTCCGGGACCCATGGAAGACAAATTAAAACCAAGAATCAGGAGCACTGCTAAAACATTATGGTCAGTGTACTTCGTTATATCTTCACTTGAAGTGGTAGCTTTGTTGTTAGCCGGTCTTTCCCTTTACGATGCTGTAACACATACGTTCTCAACAATGGGATGTGGCGGTTTCTCGCCATATGGAGAGGGAATCGCCGCTTTTAATAGTCCTCTGGTAGAAAGCATTATAACTCTGTTCATGTTTGCCGCAGGTGCAAACTTCGCTCTCTATTACAGAACAATCTTTTCTGACAGGAGCAGCCTGATCAAAGATGAAGAGTTCAGAACATATAGCTTAATACTAATATCCCTGACACTTGTATTGTCAGTGGTTCTATGGCAGGATGCTTACCAGAACATCTTTGAATCATTCAGATATGCCATATTCCAAGTAGTTTCCATATCCACAGCCACAGGGTTTGCAACTGTGGACTTTAACATGTGGTCTGATTCTGCCAAGTTTGTTCTGCTTGCTGCCATGTTCGTAGGCGGAACTGCTGGTTCGGCAGCAGGTGGTGTAAAAGTTGTTAGATCACTTTTGTTCGTGAAATTAAGTTTTAGGGAACTGTTCAGGCTACTTCATCCAAAGTCTGTCAGACCTATAAAGTTCAACGGCAAGGCTGTTCCAGAAAACGTTATTATGTCTGTTGTTTCTTTTTTGGGCCTATACATACTTTTATCATTCTTCACAGCCTCTGTACTTGCCCTGCAGGGAGTTGACATTGTAAGTTCGTTGACGGCATCCTTTGCCACCATTGGAAATATAGGCCCCGGATTTAATATAGTAGGGCCTTATGCTAATTTTGACGTAATCCCTTTCCTTGGAAAGGTTATGCTAATAGGCAATATGCTATTTGGAAGATTGGAATTGCTTACTGTCTTTGTTTTGTTCTTGCCTGAGTTTTGGGAAGAATAA
- the trkA gene encoding Trk system potassium transporter TrkA — MKIVIIGAGEVGFHIAKALHQANDIIIIDQSEQACERADQLDVQVIQGNGADVSILNTVLDDADLLAAVTGSDEVNIVACMASKLLVKDSRHVNTVARVSNPDYIDKPIAERPQIGIDTMICPELTLASEVAEILAIPYAIGAEYFAEGKVEMMEFSIAEDNKLIGQNLQELNLANCCIVSAVFRDAQVIIPRGQDTIQENDHIVVIGKPAAMKEVRDMFGEKAGKHSDVMIIGGGIVGFYLAKLVSMGEFNLKIIEANKARSVQIAEELPDTLVLNGDGTDINLLKDEGVGDMDVVIAVTNSDEKNLLCALIAKHLGAKKVIARADRSDYVSLFEMVGIDSAVSPRQTTVNEVLKLTMDQGIETVTTIEGEKAEIVEYTASKKSKIVGKPLKKVKFPSGSIVSMVVHNGNTVVPRGDYVIEEGDRVVVFALQSANTKVEKLFK; from the coding sequence ATGAAAATTGTAATCATCGGAGCCGGTGAAGTCGGGTTTCATATTGCAAAGGCACTTCATCAGGCAAATGACATCATTATCATTGATCAGAGTGAGCAAGCATGCGAACGTGCTGATCAACTCGATGTTCAGGTCATACAGGGTAATGGTGCTGATGTTTCAATTCTCAATACTGTGCTTGATGATGCTGACCTTCTTGCTGCAGTTACGGGTTCTGATGAGGTAAACATTGTTGCCTGTATGGCATCAAAGCTTCTAGTTAAAGATAGTAGGCATGTGAACACAGTTGCAAGAGTAAGTAATCCGGATTATATTGACAAACCTATTGCTGAACGTCCGCAGATAGGCATAGATACAATGATATGTCCTGAACTGACACTTGCCTCGGAAGTTGCCGAAATTCTGGCAATTCCCTATGCTATAGGTGCTGAATACTTTGCAGAGGGCAAAGTGGAGATGATGGAGTTTTCCATAGCGGAGGATAATAAACTAATTGGTCAAAATCTCCAGGAACTTAATCTTGCCAATTGTTGTATAGTTAGTGCAGTTTTCAGAGATGCACAGGTGATCATACCTCGCGGGCAGGATACTATACAGGAAAACGATCACATTGTCGTCATCGGAAAACCTGCCGCAATGAAAGAAGTTCGTGACATGTTCGGTGAAAAGGCAGGCAAACATAGCGATGTCATGATTATAGGTGGAGGAATTGTAGGCTTCTATCTTGCGAAACTTGTCTCTATGGGTGAATTCAATTTAAAGATTATTGAGGCTAACAAGGCACGTTCTGTGCAAATTGCAGAAGAACTGCCAGACACGCTTGTGCTTAATGGTGATGGTACAGACATCAATCTCCTTAAAGACGAAGGTGTTGGAGATATGGACGTTGTCATAGCGGTGACCAATAGTGACGAAAAAAATCTCCTTTGCGCACTTATAGCTAAACATCTCGGAGCGAAGAAGGTAATAGCCAGGGCTGATCGTTCTGATTATGTTTCACTTTTTGAGATGGTCGGCATAGATAGTGCAGTAAGCCCCCGACAAACCACGGTAAATGAGGTTCTAAAACTCACTATGGACCAGGGAATTGAGACCGTTACGACCATCGAAGGTGAAAAAGCGGAGATCGTTGAATATACAGCTTCTAAGAAATCAAAGATTGTAGGAAAACCATTGAAAAAAGTCAAGTTCCCTTCGGGTTCTATTGTAAGTATGGTTGTCCATAATGGTAACACCGTTGTTCCCCGGGGTGACTATGTTATAGAAGAAGGGGACAGAGTAGTGGTTTTTGCTCTGCAATCAGCAAACACTAAAGTCGAAAAACTGTTCAAGTGA
- a CDS encoding alpha/beta hydrolase, giving the protein MIKHDLMIDNIPAVLWGEDSSKLYVAVHGNMSHKTDTPISILAEETIPLGYQVLSFDLAQHGDRKDEPVTCKVQNCVSDLCKIMDHARTKATDISLFACSMGAYFSLLAYKEMPLQKCLFLSPVVNMERIIDNLMTGFNVSKEQLEIEKEIPTPVGQTLYWDYYCYVKDNPVVRWDIPTAILYGKEDKLCEFDFVNSFAKEFNCSLKVMENGEHFFHTPEQLNYYRQWLTEHI; this is encoded by the coding sequence ATGATTAAACACGATTTAATGATCGACAATATACCGGCTGTATTATGGGGTGAGGACAGTTCAAAACTGTATGTGGCAGTGCATGGAAACATGTCACACAAAACTGACACTCCAATTTCCATTCTTGCTGAAGAAACGATTCCATTGGGTTATCAGGTACTTAGTTTTGATCTGGCGCAGCATGGAGACAGAAAAGATGAGCCTGTAACCTGCAAGGTTCAGAACTGTGTCAGCGACCTTTGTAAAATCATGGACCATGCACGAACAAAAGCTACTGATATTTCCTTATTTGCCTGCAGCATGGGAGCGTACTTCAGTTTGCTTGCGTATAAGGAAATGCCCCTACAGAAATGCCTGTTCCTTTCCCCCGTTGTCAACATGGAACGCATCATTGACAATCTAATGACAGGGTTCAACGTAAGCAAGGAACAGTTAGAGATTGAGAAGGAAATCCCCACTCCCGTCGGACAGACATTATACTGGGATTATTATTGCTATGTTAAAGATAATCCTGTGGTTCGCTGGGATATCCCGACTGCAATTCTATACGGAAAAGAAGACAAACTTTGCGAATTTGATTTTGTGAATTCTTTTGCAAAGGAATTCAATTGCAGCCTGAAAGTAATGGAGAATGGCGAACATTTCTTTCACACACCTGAACAACTAAACTATTACAGGCAATGGTTGACAGAACATATCTGA
- a CDS encoding mechanosensitive ion channel domain-containing protein, whose product MPDKKSPRTTQADEALNKYKDKARTFSKDFSKLIILFILGVLPLETVIIANNQELITVPGLVLAFLETTVLLLMAFIMATVLIKLTVYLIPDSFGNAGEQEEKILLSKMYMAFIYSVAALVVFWQLGLSLQNIAIFLGLLTTGFAFALRDILLSYFAWFILLTKKPFKIGDYIEVGEEEGIVKHVGLFYVVVDPYPHVYSDFYKIPNKTFLENSIRNHGRGRFKLSFDLYLEEIPAYLDERIEKIREKAGSIGHGDALFHLGSDQDGVKLITEYKSTFEARDRIRHQLISIILEELGLTGAPDIAGIHENKAVSYSI is encoded by the coding sequence ATGCCCGACAAGAAGTCACCCCGAACAACACAAGCTGACGAAGCGTTAAACAAGTATAAAGATAAGGCAAGGACGTTCAGCAAGGATTTCAGTAAACTGATAATCCTTTTTATTTTAGGTGTCCTTCCACTTGAAACTGTGATAATAGCCAACAATCAGGAACTGATAACGGTTCCTGGTCTGGTGCTCGCCTTCCTGGAAACCACTGTCCTCTTATTGATGGCTTTTATTATGGCGACCGTGCTTATAAAACTGACAGTTTACCTGATCCCCGACAGCTTTGGTAATGCAGGCGAGCAGGAAGAGAAGATTCTGTTGAGCAAGATGTATATGGCTTTCATATACTCTGTGGCGGCATTGGTTGTTTTCTGGCAGCTTGGCCTGAGCCTTCAGAACATAGCCATATTCCTTGGTTTGCTTACCACGGGTTTTGCCTTTGCGCTCAGGGATATCCTGCTCTCCTACTTTGCATGGTTCATATTGCTGACAAAGAAACCATTCAAGATAGGCGACTATATAGAAGTGGGCGAGGAAGAGGGAATCGTGAAGCATGTAGGCTTGTTCTACGTTGTGGTAGATCCCTACCCTCATGTGTACAGCGATTTCTATAAGATCCCGAACAAGACCTTCCTTGAGAACTCAATAAGAAACCATGGCAGGGGCAGGTTCAAACTCAGTTTTGACCTCTACCTTGAGGAAATCCCAGCATACCTGGATGAGAGGATCGAGAAGATAAGGGAAAAGGCCGGATCCATCGGTCACGGTGATGCGCTTTTCCATCTTGGCTCCGACCAGGACGGCGTGAAACTTATAACCGAATACAAATCCACCTTCGAGGCCAGGGACAGGATACGCCACCAGCTTATCAGCATAATCCTGGAAGAGCTAGGTCTCACAGGAGCCCCTGATATCGCCGGCATCCACGAGAACAAAGCTGTGAGCTATTCGATCTGA